CCGTTGTCGTTGATGCCCGGCCCGCTGCCCACGCTGTCCAGGTGGCCACCGGCCATCAGGATGCTGTTCGGGTCGCCGCCGGGCCAGTCGGCGATCAGGTTGTAGCCCTTGGTGCCCCAGTTGGTGAACTCCAGGACCTTGGTCTGGTAGCCGGCCGCGTCCAGCTTCGCCTTGACGTAGTCGATCGACGCCTTGAAGCCGGGTCTGCCGTGCGCCCGGTTGCCGCCGTTGGCGGTCGCGATCTGCTGGAGCTGGTTCAGGTGCGCCTGCACCGCGGCGACCGGGATGGTCGGCGCGGCCGCCACGTCCACCGTGGCGGCGCCGCTGGGCGTTGCGAGCACGCCCAGGGTCAGGGTCGAGGCAAGGGCAACCGAACCGAGTGTCGCTCGGATCTTCACTGTGTGACCTCCCAGCAGGGTGAACGCCACTGGTGCTCAGTGGCGCAGAGATCACCGGCAGTGTCTGGGACGGCTCGGGCGCGGCGGTAGGGACTTTCGAGGGGTGCCTTTCACACCTCGCCGACGACCGTGAACACCATCCGGCGAACGGCGTCCGGCCCGGGCGGGGCGCTCTGCCGGTCGGCGAAGAGCAGGTGCGCGGCCCCGATCAGCGTCGGTGCCAGCATGTCGACGTCGGCGTCTGCCGCGATGCGGCCCAGTTCGCGCTCGGCGGCGAGGTACTCGGCGATCACGATCGCCGCCTCCGTCAGCACCGGGACGCCCGCGGGCCACTTCTCCCGCAGCCGGGCGCGCAGCTCGTCCCGGAAGGTGATCAGGGCGACCACCGCGACCGCGACCGACTCGAAGAGGGCCGTCAGCGCTTCGGTGAGGTTGTCCACGACCGTGTGCGTGCCCGCGGCCTGGCGCAGCGCGGCGGCGGTGGCGTCCATCCGGTTGGCGCGGTCGAGCACGAACTCGGCGAGGAACGCGTCGAAGTCGGCGAAGTGCCGGTGCAGAACGCCCTTGGCACAACCCGCCTCCGTCGTGACGGCGCGACTGGTCAGCCCGCTCGGCCCGTCGCGGCGCAGCACCCGTTCGGCGGCGACGAACAGCTGTTCCCGGACGTCGCGGATCGACACCCCTGTCGGCACCGGGCCTCCCTTGTCGAGTGGGCAAGCGCCCACTATGGTGGGCACATGCCCACTCTAGAGCCTGCCGCTCGGTCCTTCGGCGCCGAGGCCGACCGCTACGACCGCGCCCGCCCCAGCTACCCCGCGGCCGCGGTGGACCGGATCGTCGCGCGGAGCCCCGGCCCCCGCGTCCTCGATGTCGGTTGTGGCACAGGCATTTCCTCCCGACAGTTCCAGGCGGCCGGCTGCCGGGTGCTCGGCGTCGAGGTCGACGCGCGCATGGCTTCGATCGCCCGGAACGGCCTCGACGTGGAGGTGTCGGCCTTCGAGACCTGGGACCCCGCGGGGCGGGAGTTCGACGCGGTCGTCGCCGGGCAGACGTGGCACTGGATCGACCCCGTCGCCGGAGCCGCGAAGGCCGCCGAGGCGTTGCGCCCCGGCGGCCTGATCGCCTTGTTCTGGAACGTCATGCAGCCCCCGCCCGAGGTGTTCGCGCCCTTCGGCGACCTGCTCGGCGGGACGCTCGGGAAGCGGCCCATGCTGGACACCTACGAGGTCATGTTCTCCAACGCCACCAACGGGATCCGCGACGCAGGGGGCTTCGGTGACGCGGAGGACTGGCGCTTCGAGTGGGAGCGGTCGTACACCCGTCAAGAGTGGCTCGACCAGCTACCGACGTTCGGCGGCTACTCCCACCTCGCACCCGCGCGGCAGACCGACGTGCTGACCGCGTCCGGCGCCGCGATCGACGCGCTCGGCGGCAGCTTCACCATGCCCTACACCACGGTCGTGGTCGCCGCGTCGCGGAGCTGAGCCGTCGCGATGTTGATCCGCATGCCGCACGCGATCCGGCCATCTCCCGCGGCGTCCAGGAACTCCCGCCGCAGCTTCGCGAGCTGGTCCTCGTCGAGCACCACGACGTCGTAGAAGATCGAGAAGTTCGTCTCCCACACGTGCTCGGCCGTCCCACCCAGATCGAGCACGATCGAGTCCCACGTCACGGGCGCGAACCCGGCGGGCGACAGGATTTCGTCCAGCCCGTCCCGAGTGCGGGTCCTGCGGTCCCCCAACCTCGGCATCCGCCGCTCGGCCGCTTCGAAGTAGGGCCGGGCCAGGTCCAGGAACAGCTCCATCGCCTCGGCGGCCACCGCGCCACCGCCGATGGCCAGCGACAGCGCCCCACCGGGAACGAGCACCCGGGCGGCTTCGGCGGCGACCCGCTCGGGATCGGTCATCAGCATGAAGGCCATGTGCGAGACGACGGCGTCGAAGGACGCGTCCGGAAACGGCAACTCCTGCGCCCGCGCTTGGCGCAGGTCCGCCTTCGCCAACGCCGGACGCCGCCGGGCGAGCGCGAGTTCCGCCTCCGACAGGTCGACACCCGCCAACGTCTTCGCCCCACGCCCGGCCAGCACCTCCAGCAACGCACCGTCCGCGCATCCCAGGTCCAAGACCCGCTCCGGGGTGCCCACGCGGTCGGCGAACTCCTCGTAGCTCGTGCGGCCCTCGGCCGTGGGATTGGCCTCGGCTCCCGCCGACTGCTGTCCAGGGTTGTTGTCGTGAAAGGCTTTGAGGAACTCCTCGGGCGTCATGCGCCGAGCCTACGTGCGGTGCACGACGGTGAGGGCCACTCCGTCATCGCGGATGCGGCGCTGCTCGGCGGCCGGAAGGCGGTCGTCGACGAGCACGAGGTCGAAATCGGTCAAGGGCGCCAACGTGTACAGGCCTTGACGCGTGAACTTGGTGTGATCAACTAGAAGTACCTTGCGGGACGCGGCGGCCAGCAGCGCGCGCTTGACCTGAACCGTCTCCTGCGACTGGTGGTAGCAACGGCCATGGGAGATCGCCGTGGTGGACATGAAGAGCGTGTCGGCGCGGACCTTGCCGACGCCTTCCGCCGTGTACAGGCCGAGGAACGCGTCGTAGGCGGGGAAGTACTCGCCGCCGAGCGCGATGAGGTTGATGCCGGGCCGCCGGGTGAGCAACTCGATCACGGGCTGGAAGTAGGTGATGACGGTGAGCGGGGCGCGCTCGGCCAGCAGCTGCGCGAGGTGCAGGCAGGTGGTGCTCTCGTCGAGCATGACGGAGCTGCCCGGCGGGATGAGTTCGACGGCTGCCCGCGCGAGCATCCGCTTGGTGTCGGCCATGGCGGCCATGCGCTGGCTGACGTCGCCGTGGAAGACGGTGGAGGGCACGGCGGTCGCGCCGCCGCGCACCTTGCGCAGCCACCCCTGCGCCTGGAGGGCGTCGAAGTCGCGGTGCACCGTCATCACGCTGACGCCGAACTCCTCGGCCAGGTCCTGGATGCGGAGGAAGCCCTCCGCAGTGACCCGTTCCCGGATGACGCGGCGCCGCTCCGCCTGTGATTCGTCGACACCCACGGATGTGAAGATAACACCGAGCTAACACGGTCCGCGGCGCTCGGCCTGGTCGGGGGCGGAGCACTTCACGCGGCGCCCGGGCGTTCTTCACGTGGTGTTCGCCCTGTGTGTTGCGCCGACCACAACGGCTGCCGTCTTCTCCTCCCCATGACGGTGACGGACACGGCGACGCGCACCCTGGTGGAGCGCGCGGGCATCCCGCGGCCCCTGGCGTGGGGCTTCCTCGGCGTGCTGATCTTCATGATCGGCGACGGCGTCGAGGCCGGTTATCTCTCGCCATACCTGGTGGAGCAAGGGCTCTCGACCCAGCAGGTGGCGCTGCTGTTCACCGTGTACGGCGTCACCGCGGGCGTCGCGGCGTGGCTGTCCGGCGCGCTGTCGGACCTGTGGGGACCGCGCCGGGTGATGGCGCTGGGCCTGGTGATCTGGGTCGTGTTCCAGGTGCTGTTCCTGGTCGTCGCGGTGCCGACGATGAACTTCCCCTTGCTGCTGCTGGGGTACGGGCTGCGCGGGTTCGGCTATCCGTTGTTCGCCTTCGGGTTCCTGGTCTGGGTGGCGGCGGCGACCCCGCGCGAGCGGCTGGGCACCGCGGTGGGGTGGTTCTGGTTCGCCTTCACCGGCGGCCTCCCGACGCTCGGCTCCCTCGTGGCCAGCGGGCTGATCCCGGTCATCGGACCGCTGGCGACGCTGTG
The window above is part of the Allokutzneria albata genome. Proteins encoded here:
- a CDS encoding TetR/AcrR family transcriptional regulator, with product MPTGVSIRDVREQLFVAAERVLRRDGPSGLTSRAVTTEAGCAKGVLHRHFADFDAFLAEFVLDRANRMDATAAALRQAAGTHTVVDNLTEALTALFESVAVAVVALITFRDELRARLREKWPAGVPVLTEAAIVIAEYLAAERELGRIAADADVDMLAPTLIGAAHLLFADRQSAPPGPDAVRRMVFTVVGEV
- a CDS encoding class I SAM-dependent methyltransferase; the protein is MPTLEPAARSFGAEADRYDRARPSYPAAAVDRIVARSPGPRVLDVGCGTGISSRQFQAAGCRVLGVEVDARMASIARNGLDVEVSAFETWDPAGREFDAVVAGQTWHWIDPVAGAAKAAEALRPGGLIALFWNVMQPPPEVFAPFGDLLGGTLGKRPMLDTYEVMFSNATNGIRDAGGFGDAEDWRFEWERSYTRQEWLDQLPTFGGYSHLAPARQTDVLTASGAAIDALGGSFTMPYTTVVVAASRS
- a CDS encoding class I SAM-dependent methyltransferase codes for the protein MTPEEFLKAFHDNNPGQQSAGAEANPTAEGRTSYEEFADRVGTPERVLDLGCADGALLEVLAGRGAKTLAGVDLSEAELALARRRPALAKADLRQARAQELPFPDASFDAVVSHMAFMLMTDPERVAAEAARVLVPGGALSLAIGGGAVAAEAMELFLDLARPYFEAAERRMPRLGDRRTRTRDGLDEILSPAGFAPVTWDSIVLDLGGTAEHVWETNFSIFYDVVVLDEDQLAKLRREFLDAAGDGRIACGMRINIATAQLRDAATTTVV
- a CDS encoding DeoR/GlpR family DNA-binding transcription regulator, with product MGVDESQAERRRVIRERVTAEGFLRIQDLAEEFGVSVMTVHRDFDALQAQGWLRKVRGGATAVPSTVFHGDVSQRMAAMADTKRMLARAAVELIPPGSSVMLDESTTCLHLAQLLAERAPLTVITYFQPVIELLTRRPGINLIALGGEYFPAYDAFLGLYTAEGVGKVRADTLFMSTTAISHGRCYHQSQETVQVKRALLAAASRKVLLVDHTKFTRQGLYTLAPLTDFDLVLVDDRLPAAEQRRIRDDGVALTVVHRT